The Ktedonobacterales bacterium sequence CTGACATATTTTTGTTATTTCCTTCTCCTACTTCCTTCTCCTCATGAGAAGGGAAATGGCGCCGGGGATGGTAGAAAGGACTTGCCTTTGTCCTGAAGAAATACCATAGAGCCTCTCTCTTGAGAAGAGAGAGAAGATGGGTTGAGATATGGTTATGACTATGCCCAAGAGGGGTATGAATTGTGATACTGCGTCCCGCTCGTCGAGGCATGAGCAGACTCGGTTCCACCAACTATCGGAGGCGTCACCTGTAGCGCCGCCATCTTGGCGGCCACCGCTGCGCCAGGGCGAGCGTTCGCCCTCCAGGCCACCGGACCAGTGGGCCAACGTTGAGCCGCCTGGAGGGACGCGCGAGCGACCAACGGGAGCGAGAGTGCCGAGGCCCAGCCGAGGCAAGCGGCCCTTCCCGAAGGGATGGCGGCGCTACGAGTACCATGCCTCGCTTGCCAGATCTCATTTTTTGGTGGAACCAGCGGACTCTGCGTGGTTACAATTCTGAAGAGGACGTGTTATCCTTAGCATAAGGTCAAGAGTTTCTTCGGGTATGTGCAGCGTCTTCGTAGCGTGTACCTGTCAGATAAAGAGATGATGTGGCATGAGGGTGCTCATTGTAGAAGATGAACAACGCCTGGTCCGTTTGATGAAGCGGGTGTTGGAAGAAGAACGCTACGTGGTGGATGTGGCCTATGACGGTGAGGAGGGCCTCGAAAAAGCTGGTTCGGGCGCTTATGACCTGATCGTGCTGGACATTATGCTGCCCTATCGGGATGGGGTCGCGGTCTGCCGCTGGCTGCGCAGGCATCAGATTGCGACGCCCATCCTCATGCTGACGGCGCGCGATCAGCTAGAGGATAAAGTCAACGGGCTGGATGCGGGAGCTGACGACTATCTGACCAAGCCGTTTGCTTTTGAGGAACTGCTGGCGCGGCTCCGCGCCCTGGCCCGCCGCGCGCCAGCGCCGCCGCAGGAGCCGGTGTTGCATGTGGGCAATCTGACGCTGGATGTACAGCGGCATGAGGTGCAGCGAGACGGCCAGCCGATTCCTTTGACGCTGCGCGAGTTTGCCTTGCTGGAATATTTGATGCGCCATCCGGGCCAGGCGCTCTCGCGGACGCAGATTACCAACCATGTCTGGCCGGATGAGAGCGAGGCAGTCAGCAATATTGTGGATATTTATATTCACTATCTGCGCGAAAAAGTGGATCGTGGCTTTGAGCCAGCCCTGATACGAACGGTGCGAGGCATTGGCTATAGTATGCGAGGATAATAGGGTATGAGTTCGGCTTTATTCACTGTCACCCGCCGCCGCCTGGTGCTGTGGAATATTGCGGTGACGGGGGTGATTATCCTGGCCTTTGGCCTGGTGGCGTATGTCGTGGCTGACCGCGTGCTGTCCGGGGAGATGGATAATCAATTGGCTGCGCGCGCGGAGCAGGCGGAGAATAGTCTGAGCCAGGGCCGCACGCTCGATCTGGACAATGATAACGATTATAATGTGGATATTCTCTTGCTGCTCAGCCCCGATGGCGACGTGTTGCAAAGCTCGCTGCACGAACCCCTGACGGGGCTGCCAGATTGGGAGGCGGCGCAGACCGCGCTGGCGAATGACTGGCCGGATGTGCGCACCGTGTCGGTTGGGGCGAGCGGGACCATCAGTGTGCGCTTATGGACAGAGGAGATGAAGCGCGATGGCGCTCTGGTGGGGGTGCTGCAACTGGGGATTTGGACCCAGCCTTATGAGCATGAACTGCATCGGCTGCTGCTGGTACTGGCGCTGGTCAGCTTCGGCGCTCTCGCGCTGGCGCTGTTGGGGGGGATTTTCCTGGCGAGCCGCGCGCTGGCTCCCGTGCGAACCGCTTTTCAGCGCCAGCGCGATTTTGTGGGAGATGCCTCCCATGAACTACGAACGCCGCTGATGCTGATTCGAGCAGACATTGAGGTGTTGGGGCGTACCCTGCGCGCCAGCCGCGCCAGGCTGCCGGTGGCTACCCTGGCAGCGCGGCGAACAGGTGAATCGCTGCCCCTGCTGGCGCTGACAGCGCCAGATGAGCAAACGGAAGGCGTAGAGGGCGAATACCTGGAGGACCAGTTGGAGTTAGTCGGGGATGCGCTGGGGGAGATAGACCGGATGACTCGCCTGCTCAGGGAACTGCTCACGCTGGCGCGGCTGGATGGCGGCGC is a genomic window containing:
- a CDS encoding response regulator transcription factor encodes the protein MRVLIVEDEQRLVRLMKRVLEEERYVVDVAYDGEEGLEKAGSGAYDLIVLDIMLPYRDGVAVCRWLRRHQIATPILMLTARDQLEDKVNGLDAGADDYLTKPFAFEELLARLRALARRAPAPPQEPVLHVGNLTLDVQRHEVQRDGQPIPLTLREFALLEYLMRHPGQALSRTQITNHVWPDESEAVSNIVDIYIHYLREKVDRGFEPALIRTVRGIGYSMRG
- a CDS encoding ATP-binding protein, producing MSSALFTVTRRRLVLWNIAVTGVIILAFGLVAYVVADRVLSGEMDNQLAARAEQAENSLSQGRTLDLDNDNDYNVDILLLLSPDGDVLQSSLHEPLTGLPDWEAAQTALANDWPDVRTVSVGASGTISVRLWTEEMKRDGALVGVLQLGIWTQPYEHELHRLLLVLALVSFGALALALLGGIFLASRALAPVRTAFQRQRDFVGDASHELRTPLMLIRADIEVLGRTLRASRARLPVATLAARRTGESLPLLALTAPDEQTEGVEGEYLEDQLELVGDALGEIDRMTRLLRELLTLARLDGGAVQATHQPVALSEQMAGLVARTRRRAEAHGLKMDAHLEPGIVVWGDADQLRQLWLILLENAIRYNRPAGRITVTGWTEEQQACVCVTDGGVGIAPTDLPRVFERFYRADKAHTRAPGPKAARDLEAEQAEASWQMGAGAGLGLAIAQEIVQAHAGQISVTSAPHEGTSFTVRLPLASPR